In one Pseudomonas sp. R84 genomic region, the following are encoded:
- a CDS encoding GNAT family N-acetyltransferase, whose translation MNAAQLRRVNAESFAHYRQGLIDLLLDAVGYGASVGFMADLDAAQARAYFDEVQDNVNKGSVLLWVVVKDEQVLASVQLGLCQKANGLNRAEVQKLLVREHARRRGLGQQLMSALELEAPKHKRGMLYLDTEAGSPAEDFYKALGYTRAGQIPDYACDPTGTYRPTALYYKILQGAQ comes from the coding sequence ATGAACGCCGCCCAGCTGCGCCGCGTCAACGCGGAAAGTTTTGCGCATTACCGTCAGGGCCTGATCGACCTGCTGCTCGATGCCGTGGGTTACGGCGCCAGTGTCGGCTTTATGGCCGATCTCGATGCCGCGCAGGCGCGCGCTTATTTCGATGAGGTGCAGGACAACGTCAACAAGGGCAGCGTGCTGCTCTGGGTGGTGGTCAAGGACGAACAAGTGCTGGCCAGTGTGCAGCTCGGGTTGTGCCAGAAAGCCAACGGCCTCAATCGCGCCGAAGTGCAGAAGCTGCTGGTGCGCGAACACGCACGGCGTCGCGGTCTCGGTCAGCAATTGATGAGTGCGCTGGAACTCGAAGCGCCCAAACACAAGCGCGGCATGCTTTACCTCGACACCGAGGCCGGCTCGCCCGCCGAGGATTTCTACAAGGCGCTGGGTTACACCCGTGCGGGCCAGATTCCTGATTACGCCTGCGACCCGACCGGCACTTATCGGCCGACCGCCCTCTATTACAAGATTCTGCAAGGAGCCCAGTGA
- a CDS encoding chaperone modulator CbpM — MSSPLIVQLDLAEFCEAADLSDVYVIEIVEHGILEPQGAQPREWRFTDYELALAKRAAKLRRDLELEWEGVALALDLLEEVHELRAENRMLRQRLGRLVVE, encoded by the coding sequence ATGAGCAGCCCCCTGATCGTTCAACTGGACCTGGCAGAATTCTGTGAGGCGGCCGATTTGTCGGACGTCTACGTGATCGAAATCGTCGAGCACGGCATCCTCGAACCTCAGGGCGCGCAGCCCCGGGAATGGCGCTTCACCGATTACGAATTGGCTCTGGCCAAACGCGCCGCCAAGCTGCGGCGCGATCTGGAGCTTGAGTGGGAAGGCGTCGCCCTGGCGCTGGACCTGCTGGAAGAGGTGCATGAATTGCGCGCTGAAAACCGCATGTTGCGCCAGCGTCTGGGGCGCCTGGTGGTCGAGTAG
- a CDS encoding PsiF family protein: MKMLRVPLLMIGLLLCSQGFAATAQQNKMTTCNADATAKSLKGDERKTFMSTCLKAAPAANDAKALTPQQQKMKTCNADAATKALTGDARKTFMSDCLKKK; this comes from the coding sequence ATGAAGATGTTGCGTGTGCCGTTGTTGATGATTGGTTTGCTCCTGTGTTCCCAGGGTTTCGCCGCCACGGCGCAACAGAACAAGATGACCACCTGCAATGCCGATGCGACCGCCAAGAGTCTGAAAGGCGATGAGCGCAAAACCTTCATGAGCACCTGCCTCAAGGCAGCGCCAGCGGCCAACGATGCCAAGGCCCTGACCCCGCAGCAGCAGAAAATGAAGACCTGCAACGCCGATGCCGCCACCAAAGCCCTGACCGGCGATGCGCGCAAGACCTTCATGAGTGATTGCCTGAAGAAAAAATAA
- a CDS encoding membrane protein: MPTFSERHVVFWVSCIIIFGGLLLVLPLRLLPSLLAGLLVYELVNMLTPQLQRLIEGRRARWLAVALLGTLVVSVLALIFAGAISFLLHEAENPGASLDKFMGVVDRARGQLPPFIDAYLPASAAEFRVAIGEWMSKHLSDLQLVGKDAAHMFVTLLIGMVLGAIIALQRIPDVTKRKPLAAALFDRLHLLVQAFRNIVFAQIKISLLNTFFTGIFLAVILPMFGIKLPLTKTLIVLTFLLGLLPVIGNLMSNTLITIVGLSLSIWVALAALGYLIFIHKLEYFLNARIVGGQISAKSWELLLAMLVFEAAFGLPGVVAGPIYYAYLKSELKLGGMV; this comes from the coding sequence ATGCCAACGTTTTCTGAGCGTCATGTAGTGTTCTGGGTCAGTTGCATCATCATTTTCGGCGGTTTGCTGCTGGTGCTGCCGCTGCGCTTGTTGCCCAGTCTGTTGGCCGGGCTGTTGGTCTATGAGCTGGTCAACATGCTCACTCCGCAACTGCAACGGCTGATCGAAGGCCGCCGCGCGCGTTGGCTGGCGGTGGCTTTGCTCGGCACCCTGGTGGTAAGTGTGCTGGCGCTGATCTTCGCCGGCGCGATCAGTTTTCTCCTGCACGAAGCAGAAAATCCCGGCGCGTCACTCGACAAATTCATGGGCGTGGTTGATCGCGCACGGGGGCAATTGCCACCGTTCATCGACGCCTATCTACCGGCCAGTGCTGCGGAGTTTCGCGTGGCGATCGGCGAGTGGATGAGCAAGCACCTGTCGGACCTGCAACTGGTCGGCAAGGACGCGGCGCACATGTTCGTGACGCTGCTGATCGGCATGGTCCTCGGCGCGATCATCGCCTTGCAGCGCATCCCCGACGTTACCAAACGCAAACCGCTGGCCGCGGCGCTGTTCGACCGTTTGCACCTGTTGGTGCAGGCGTTCCGCAACATCGTCTTCGCGCAGATCAAGATTTCCCTGCTCAACACTTTCTTCACGGGGATCTTCCTCGCGGTGATCCTGCCGATGTTCGGCATCAAACTGCCGCTGACCAAAACCCTGATCGTGCTGACCTTCCTGCTCGGCCTGTTGCCGGTGATCGGCAATCTGATGTCGAACACGCTGATCACCATCGTCGGTCTGTCGCTGTCGATCTGGGTGGCATTGGCGGCGCTGGGTTATCTGATTTTTATCCACAAGCTCGAGTACTTCCTCAACGCACGCATTGTCGGCGGTCAGATCAGTGCCAAGTCGTGGGAGTTGCTGCTGGCGATGCTGGTGTTCGAGGCCGCGTTCGGCCTGCCGGGGGTGGTGGCGGGGCCGATTTATTACGCGTATCTGAAGAGTGAGTTGAAGCTGGGCGGGATGGTTTAA
- a CDS encoding IS110 family transposase: MSMHVGLDVGSRTTAMGWRNDGRFAGACNIDQTPAGRKAAVNRLLELKPLSVVMEATGIYYLDLAMELTAAGLPVSVINPKSFHNFAKLMLKNSKTDAIDAQLLAEYGERMSPKLWTPPTTIQLELRAIGRHINRLTCHRTRAKNELHALKATQTTVKMLIEDEEEAIEAFDKRIERFRLAGRALIDNCPTLSAQFGHMIAAPGMGEISVFAALAELTTLPVTLKSAQVSRHAGLDVRLTQSGTSIDKPGRISKGGNAYLRSAMYMPALTAIRCDSNVKAFYEALIGRGKRKMQAIVAVMRKYLTGLWACMRAGEDFNTAKLFSAKDLAKA; the protein is encoded by the coding sequence ATGAGCATGCATGTCGGTTTGGATGTGGGGTCTCGCACGACCGCCATGGGCTGGCGCAACGACGGCCGTTTTGCAGGGGCCTGCAACATCGACCAAACACCCGCCGGGCGCAAAGCAGCGGTCAACAGGTTGCTCGAGCTCAAGCCTTTATCCGTAGTGATGGAGGCCACCGGCATCTATTACCTGGATTTGGCCATGGAGCTCACCGCGGCGGGTTTGCCCGTTTCGGTTATCAACCCGAAGAGCTTTCATAACTTTGCCAAGCTGATGCTGAAAAACAGCAAAACCGATGCGATCGATGCCCAGTTGCTAGCCGAATACGGCGAACGCATGAGCCCAAAATTGTGGACGCCGCCCACGACCATACAGTTGGAACTGCGGGCTATCGGAAGGCATATCAATCGTTTGACGTGTCATCGCACCCGAGCCAAGAACGAGCTGCATGCGCTGAAAGCTACTCAAACAACCGTGAAAATGCTGATTGAAGACGAAGAAGAAGCCATTGAAGCTTTTGACAAGCGAATCGAGCGTTTCAGGCTCGCAGGTCGGGCGCTGATCGACAACTGCCCGACGCTAAGCGCCCAGTTTGGGCACATGATCGCAGCGCCGGGCATGGGCGAAATTTCAGTATTTGCGGCACTGGCTGAATTGACGACCTTGCCAGTGACACTTAAGTCCGCGCAGGTCAGCCGACATGCAGGACTCGATGTGCGGCTTACGCAATCAGGTACCAGCATCGATAAACCTGGGCGGATAAGTAAGGGCGGAAACGCCTACCTACGTTCAGCGATGTACATGCCAGCGCTGACTGCCATACGTTGCGACAGCAACGTGAAAGCCTTTTACGAAGCGTTGATCGGGCGAGGGAAGAGAAAGATGCAGGCTATCGTCGCCGTCATGCGCAAATACCTGACAGGCTTGTGGGCCTGCATGCGAGCCGGCGAAGATTTCAATACGGCCAAGCTTTTTAGCGCAAAAGATCTCGCAAAAGCTTGA
- the ureA gene encoding urease subunit gamma has protein sequence MDLTPREKDKLLIFTAGLVAERRLARGVKLNYPEAMAYISAALLEGARDGQTVAELMHFGTTLLSREQVMEGIAEMIPEIQVEATFPDGTKLVTVHQPIV, from the coding sequence ATGGACCTGACCCCACGCGAAAAAGACAAGCTGCTGATCTTCACCGCCGGCCTCGTCGCCGAGCGGCGTTTGGCGCGCGGCGTGAAACTCAATTACCCGGAAGCCATGGCCTACATCTCCGCCGCACTGCTCGAAGGCGCGCGTGACGGCCAGACCGTCGCCGAGCTGATGCACTTCGGCACTACCCTGCTCAGCCGCGAACAAGTGATGGAAGGCATCGCGGAAATGATCCCGGAAATCCAGGTCGAAGCGACGTTCCCCGACGGCACCAAACTGGTCACCGTTCACCAACCGATCGTCTGA
- a CDS encoding GNAT family N-acetyltransferase yields the protein MTYSIRDAVHADLPAIRDIYNDAVFNTTAIWNEQAVDLGNRQAWFSARQAQAYPILVIVDADNSVLGYASFGDWRPFDGFRHTVEHSVYVRSDQRGNGLGPQLMTVLIERAKTCDKHVMVAAIESGNAASIRLHERAGFSITGQMPQVGTKFGRWLDLTFMQLTLNPGAEPPDANKE from the coding sequence ATGACTTACTCCATTCGCGATGCCGTTCACGCCGACCTGCCGGCGATCCGTGACATCTACAACGACGCCGTGTTCAACACCACGGCGATCTGGAATGAACAAGCCGTCGACCTCGGCAACCGCCAGGCGTGGTTCAGCGCGCGTCAGGCCCAGGCCTATCCGATTCTGGTGATCGTCGACGCCGACAACAGTGTGCTCGGCTACGCTTCCTTCGGTGACTGGCGGCCGTTCGACGGTTTCCGTCACACCGTCGAGCACTCGGTCTACGTGCGCAGCGATCAGCGCGGCAACGGCCTCGGCCCGCAACTGATGACTGTGCTGATCGAACGGGCGAAGACCTGCGACAAGCACGTGATGGTCGCCGCCATTGAAAGCGGCAACGCTGCCTCGATTCGCCTGCACGAGCGCGCCGGTTTCAGCATCACCGGGCAAATGCCGCAAGTCGGCACCAAGTTCGGCCGCTGGCTCGACCTGACCTTCATGCAACTGACCCTCAACCCTGGCGCGGAGCCGCCTGACGCCAACAAGGAGTGA
- a CDS encoding DMT family transporter: MQYAFPLLAIFIWAGNTVINKLAVGAIFPAEIGFYRWLLAGLLFTPFMLKAVIAHWPQIRPNLGKIFVLGVLGMAVYQSLAYFAATLTTATNMGIILSLMPLMSLAMAIISLGQRLTAGALVGAVLSFAGVLVVVSSGSLGALLQHGVNMGDAMMLIATLAYAIYSTLLKKWQLRLPPLVLLYLQVLVAIVVLFPLYAASPKTGLTLQNIPLVLYACLLASMLAPLAWMQAVQRLGPSRTTLFFNLLPLITALIAAVVLKEQLAMYHLVGGLLTLAGVILSERWTTVLGRRISVA; encoded by the coding sequence ATGCAATACGCGTTTCCGCTGCTGGCGATTTTTATCTGGGCCGGCAATACCGTGATCAACAAACTCGCGGTCGGGGCGATTTTCCCCGCCGAGATCGGTTTCTACCGCTGGCTGCTGGCCGGCTTGCTGTTCACCCCGTTCATGCTCAAAGCGGTGATCGCGCACTGGCCGCAGATCCGTCCGAACCTGGGCAAGATTTTCGTCCTCGGCGTACTTGGCATGGCGGTGTATCAAAGCCTCGCCTATTTCGCTGCGACTCTGACTACCGCGACCAACATGGGCATCATCCTGTCGCTGATGCCATTGATGTCGCTGGCCATGGCGATCATCAGCCTTGGGCAGCGCCTGACGGCGGGAGCACTGGTCGGTGCAGTATTGTCATTTGCTGGCGTGCTGGTGGTGGTGTCGTCGGGCAGCCTCGGCGCACTGCTGCAACACGGCGTGAACATGGGTGATGCGATGATGCTGATCGCGACCCTGGCCTATGCGATCTACAGCACGCTGCTGAAAAAATGGCAGCTGCGCCTGCCGCCGCTGGTGTTGTTGTATTTGCAGGTGCTGGTGGCGATTGTCGTGTTGTTTCCGTTGTATGCCGCTTCGCCGAAGACCGGTTTGACTCTGCAGAACATTCCGCTGGTGCTGTATGCGTGCCTGTTGGCATCGATGCTCGCGCCGCTGGCGTGGATGCAGGCAGTGCAGCGTCTGGGGCCGAGCCGCACGACGTTGTTCTTTAACTTGCTGCCGTTGATTACCGCGCTGATCGCGGCGGTGGTGTTGAAGGAGCAGTTGGCGATGTATCACTTGGTGGGTGGGTTGTTGACGTTGGCCGGGGTGATTCTTTCCGAGCGTTGGACAACCGTGTTAGGCCGCCGGATCAGCGTTGCCTGA
- the ureC gene encoding urease subunit alpha — MKISRQAYADMFGPTVGDKVRLADTELWIEVEKDFTTYGEEVKFGGGKVIRDGQGQSQLLAAEVVDTLITNALIIDHWGIVKADVGLKDGRIAAIGKAGNPDVQPNVTIAIGAGTEVIAGEGMILTAGGIDTHIHFICPQQIEEALMSGVTTMIGGGTGPATGTNATTCTSGPWHLARMLQAADAFPMNIGLTGKGNASLPEPLIEQVKAGAIGLKLHEDWGTTPASIDNCLSVADQFDVQVAIHTDTLNESGFVETTLGAFKGRTIHTYHTEGAGGGHAPDIIKACGFPNVLPSSTNPTRPFTRNTIDEHLDMLMVCHHLDPSIAEDVAFAESRIRRETIAAEDILHDLGAFSMISSDSQAMGRVGEVITRTWQTADKMKKQRGPLPQDGAGNDNFRAKRYIAKYTINPAITHGISHEVGSVEVGKWADLVLWRPAFFGVKPTLILKGGAIAASLMGDANASIPTPQPVHYRPMFASYGGSLHATSLTFISQAAQEAGLPEALGLKKKIGVVKGCRDVQKTDLIHNDYLPDIDVDPQTYQVKADGVLLWCEPAETLPMAQRYFLF, encoded by the coding sequence ATGAAAATCTCCAGACAAGCCTACGCCGACATGTTCGGCCCCACCGTCGGCGACAAGGTGCGCCTGGCCGACACCGAGCTGTGGATCGAAGTCGAAAAAGACTTCACCACCTACGGCGAAGAAGTGAAATTCGGTGGCGGCAAAGTGATCCGCGACGGCCAGGGCCAGAGCCAACTGCTGGCGGCCGAAGTCGTCGACACGCTGATCACCAACGCGCTGATCATCGACCATTGGGGCATCGTCAAAGCCGACGTCGGCCTCAAGGACGGTCGCATCGCCGCCATCGGCAAGGCCGGCAACCCCGACGTGCAGCCCAACGTGACCATCGCCATTGGTGCCGGCACCGAAGTGATCGCCGGTGAAGGCATGATCCTCACCGCTGGCGGCATCGACACGCACATCCATTTCATTTGCCCGCAGCAGATCGAAGAGGCGCTGATGAGCGGCGTCACCACCATGATCGGCGGCGGCACCGGCCCCGCCACCGGCACCAACGCCACCACCTGCACCTCCGGACCTTGGCACCTGGCACGCATGCTTCAGGCCGCCGATGCGTTCCCGATGAACATCGGCCTCACTGGCAAGGGCAACGCCAGCCTGCCGGAGCCGCTGATCGAGCAGGTCAAGGCCGGCGCCATCGGCCTCAAGCTGCACGAAGACTGGGGCACCACGCCAGCAAGCATCGATAACTGCCTGAGCGTCGCCGATCAGTTCGATGTGCAGGTGGCGATCCACACCGACACCCTCAACGAGTCCGGTTTCGTCGAAACCACCCTCGGCGCATTCAAAGGCCGCACCATTCACACCTATCACACCGAAGGTGCCGGTGGCGGTCACGCACCGGACATCATCAAGGCTTGCGGCTTCCCTAACGTGCTGCCGAGTTCGACCAACCCGACCCGGCCGTTCACCCGCAACACCATCGACGAACACCTCGACATGCTGATGGTCTGCCACCACCTCGACCCGAGCATCGCCGAAGACGTCGCGTTCGCCGAAAGCCGCATCCGCCGCGAAACGATTGCCGCCGAAGACATCCTTCACGACCTCGGCGCGTTCTCGATGATCAGCTCCGACAGCCAGGCCATGGGCCGCGTCGGCGAAGTCATCACACGCACCTGGCAGACCGCCGACAAGATGAAAAAGCAGCGCGGGCCACTGCCGCAGGACGGCGCAGGCAACGACAACTTTCGCGCCAAACGCTACATCGCCAAGTACACAATCAACCCGGCAATCACCCATGGCATCAGCCATGAAGTCGGTTCGGTGGAAGTGGGGAAATGGGCGGATCTGGTGCTGTGGCGCCCGGCATTTTTTGGCGTGAAACCGACGCTGATCCTCAAGGGCGGCGCGATTGCCGCAAGCCTGATGGGGGATGCCAACGCCTCGATTCCGACCCCGCAACCGGTGCACTACCGCCCGATGTTCGCCAGCTACGGTGGCTCCCTGCATGCCACCAGCCTGACCTTTATCAGTCAGGCGGCGCAGGAAGCCGGGCTGCCTGAGGCATTGGGGTTGAAGAAGAAAATCGGCGTGGTCAAAGGCTGCCGTGACGTGCAGAAAACCGATCTGATCCACAACGATTACTTGCCGGACATCGATGTCGATCCGCAAACCTATCAGGTCAAGGCGGATGGTGTGTTGCTGTGGTGTGAACCGGCGGAAACGTTGCCGATGGCGCAGCGCTATTTCCTGTTCTGA
- a CDS encoding urease subunit beta, producing MIPGEYQIQPGDIELNVGRRTLSLKVANSGDRPIQVGSHYHFFETNDALTFDRAASRGMRLNIPAGTAVRFEPGQSREVELVDYAGKRRVFGFAGRIMGDL from the coding sequence ATGATTCCTGGCGAATACCAGATCCAGCCCGGCGACATCGAACTCAACGTCGGCCGTCGCACCCTCAGCCTGAAAGTCGCCAACAGCGGCGACCGGCCGATTCAGGTCGGTTCGCACTATCACTTTTTCGAAACCAACGACGCGCTGACCTTTGATCGCGCGGCGAGCCGGGGCATGCGTCTGAATATTCCGGCGGGCACCGCCGTGCGCTTTGAGCCGGGGCAAAGCCGTGAGGTTGAGTTGGTGGATTACGCCGGAAAGCGGCGGGTATTCGGGTTTGCCGGACGAATCATGGGGGACCTCTGA
- a CDS encoding DnaJ C-terminal domain-containing protein yields MDFKDYYKILGVEPTADDKAIKAAYRKLARKYHPDVSKEKDAEAKFKDASEAYEALKSADKRAEYDELRRYGQHGQPFQGPPGWQSRGGFGGGGGDTGDFSDFFSSIFGNRGPGFGGGEGRQQRSAGRRGQDVEMELPIFLEETLSNESKKVTFQVPQYNANGQHVSNTSKSLNVKIPAGVTDGERIRLKGQGAPGVGGGANGDLYLTIRFAPHPKFDVEGENLIITLPLAPWELALGAEVAVPTLTGKINLKVPAGSQNGQRMRAKGHGLKNKAGERGYLFVQLKAVMPKAADDEVKALWQELAKKAAFNPRENF; encoded by the coding sequence ATGGACTTCAAAGACTATTACAAGATACTCGGCGTGGAGCCGACAGCAGACGACAAGGCAATCAAGGCTGCCTATCGCAAGCTGGCGCGTAAATACCACCCCGATGTCAGCAAGGAAAAGGACGCCGAGGCCAAATTCAAAGATGCCTCGGAAGCCTATGAAGCGCTGAAAAGCGCCGACAAACGCGCCGAATACGACGAACTGCGCCGCTACGGCCAGCACGGTCAACCGTTCCAGGGGCCACCGGGCTGGCAGAGCCGTGGCGGCTTTGGCGGCGGCGGTGGCGACACCGGTGACTTTTCGGACTTCTTCAGTTCGATCTTCGGCAATCGCGGCCCCGGTTTCGGTGGCGGTGAAGGTCGGCAACAACGCAGTGCTGGGCGCCGAGGGCAAGACGTGGAAATGGAACTGCCGATCTTCCTCGAGGAGACGCTGTCGAACGAGTCGAAGAAAGTCACCTTCCAGGTGCCGCAATACAACGCCAACGGCCAGCACGTCAGCAATACCAGCAAGAGCCTGAACGTGAAGATCCCGGCGGGCGTGACCGACGGCGAGCGCATCCGCCTCAAAGGCCAGGGCGCACCGGGCGTCGGTGGCGGGGCGAATGGCGACCTGTACCTGACCATTCGTTTTGCGCCGCACCCGAAATTCGATGTCGAAGGCGAAAACCTCATCATCACTTTGCCGCTGGCTCCGTGGGAGCTGGCGCTGGGAGCGGAAGTGGCGGTGCCGACGCTGACCGGCAAGATCAATCTCAAGGTGCCGGCCGGCAGTCAGAACGGCCAGCGCATGCGCGCCAAAGGTCATGGCTTGAAAAACAAGGCCGGCGAGCGCGGTTATCTGTTTGTGCAACTCAAAGCGGTGATGCCGAAAGCGGCCGACGACGAGGTCAAGGCGCTGTGGCAGGAACTGGCGAAGAAAGCCGCCTTCAATCCGCGAGAGAACTTCTGA
- a CDS encoding Hsp70 family protein, protein MKDASPARACGIDFGTSNSTVGWLRPGMETMIALEDDKITLPSVVFFNIEERRPVYGRLALHEYLEGYEGRLMRSLKSLLGSKLIKHDTSVLGTAMPFKDLLGLFIGQLKSRAETAAGREFEQVVLGRPVFFVDDDPLADQEAEDTLVDVAKKIGFKEVSFQYEPIAAAFDYESTIEKEELVLIVDIGGGTSDFSLVRLSPERRGFDNRHDDILATGGVHIGGTDFDKQLSLQGLMPLFGYGSRMKSGAYMPTSHHMNLATWHTINSVYSQKSSLALGSMRYDIEDTGGIDRLFKLIEQRAGHWLAMEVEETKIQLTHTDSRHVPLDRIEAGLSVELTRALFESAIDALLERVRGSVTQLLNDAGVAVNQVDTVFFTGGSSGIPALRNSVSAMLPNARHVEGNIFGSIGSGLAIEAMKRYGV, encoded by the coding sequence ATGAAAGACGCCTCTCCAGCCCGTGCCTGCGGCATCGACTTCGGCACGTCCAACTCCACCGTCGGCTGGCTGCGCCCCGGCATGGAAACAATGATCGCGCTGGAAGACGACAAGATCACCCTGCCGTCGGTGGTCTTCTTCAACATCGAGGAACGCCGCCCGGTGTACGGTCGTCTGGCGCTGCACGAGTACCTGGAAGGCTACGAAGGCCGGCTGATGCGCTCGCTGAAAAGCCTGCTCGGTTCCAAGCTGATCAAGCACGACACCAGCGTGCTCGGTACGGCGATGCCGTTCAAGGACTTGCTCGGCCTGTTTATCGGCCAATTGAAGAGCCGTGCGGAAACCGCCGCCGGTCGGGAATTCGAGCAAGTGGTGCTCGGTCGTCCGGTGTTCTTCGTCGATGACGATCCGCTGGCTGACCAGGAAGCCGAAGACACCCTGGTCGACGTAGCCAAGAAGATCGGTTTCAAGGAAGTCTCCTTTCAATACGAACCGATTGCGGCGGCCTTCGACTACGAGTCGACCATCGAGAAAGAAGAGCTGGTACTGATCGTCGACATCGGCGGTGGTACCTCCGACTTCTCGCTGGTGCGTCTGTCGCCTGAGCGCCGCGGCTTCGACAACCGTCACGATGACATCCTCGCCACCGGCGGCGTGCACATCGGCGGGACCGACTTCGACAAACAATTGAGCCTGCAAGGCCTGATGCCGCTGTTCGGCTATGGCAGCCGCATGAAAAGCGGCGCCTACATGCCGACCAGCCACCACATGAACCTGGCGACCTGGCACACCATCAACTCGGTTTACTCGCAGAAATCCAGCCTGGCGCTGGGCAGCATGCGCTACGACATCGAAGACACTGGCGGCATCGATCGCCTGTTCAAGTTGATCGAACAGCGCGCCGGCCACTGGTTGGCGATGGAGGTTGAAGAAACCAAGATTCAATTGACCCACACCGACAGCCGCCATGTGCCGCTGGACCGGATCGAAGCCGGGCTGAGCGTGGAACTGACCCGTGCGCTGTTCGAATCGGCGATTGATGCGCTGCTGGAGCGGGTGCGTGGCAGTGTTACCCAGCTGTTGAACGATGCCGGTGTGGCAGTGAATCAGGTCGATACGGTGTTCTTCACCGGCGGTTCGAGCGGGATTCCGGCGCTGCGCAACAGCGTCTCGGCGATGCTGCCGAATGCGCGACATGTTGAAGGCAACATCTTCGGCAGCATTGGTAGCGGCTTGGCGATTGAAGCCATGAAACGCTATGGCGTTTAA
- a CDS encoding helix-turn-helix transcriptional regulator — MNSKHIDLLDFSELPSAVYFRYADFNAHEYAAPHRHPWGTLEYAAHGVLHMDVDGSRFMSPPQYAVWVPPQIEHSFYSHQPVNYRAVCLDPKVCAELPTRACTLAISDILKAILKDFAARDVKIPELDADQRLAQVLVDQLQQAPVHECYLPYASSPGLLAILETLQAEPGNNQPLAHWALQVHVSERTLARQFVRELGMSFGEWRQRLRYLAAIEALETSRSVQEIAFDLGYSSGSAFIAMFARQAGCTPEQYRRSHLEGRKV, encoded by the coding sequence ATGAACAGTAAACACATCGATCTGCTGGATTTCAGCGAACTGCCGTCGGCGGTGTACTTCCGCTACGCCGATTTCAACGCCCATGAATACGCCGCGCCGCACCGCCATCCGTGGGGCACGCTGGAGTATGCCGCACACGGCGTGTTGCACATGGACGTCGATGGCAGTCGCTTCATGTCGCCGCCGCAATACGCGGTGTGGGTGCCGCCGCAGATCGAGCACAGTTTCTACAGCCATCAACCGGTCAACTATCGCGCGGTGTGCCTCGACCCGAAGGTCTGCGCCGAACTGCCGACACGCGCCTGTACTCTGGCGATCAGCGATATTCTCAAGGCGATTCTCAAAGACTTCGCCGCCCGTGACGTGAAGATTCCCGAACTCGATGCCGACCAGCGTCTGGCGCAAGTGTTGGTCGATCAACTGCAACAGGCGCCAGTGCACGAATGTTATCTGCCGTACGCGAGCAGTCCGGGGTTGCTGGCGATCCTCGAAACCTTGCAGGCCGAGCCGGGCAACAATCAGCCGTTGGCGCATTGGGCGCTGCAGGTGCACGTCAGCGAACGTACGCTGGCCCGGCAATTCGTTCGGGAGCTGGGGATGAGTTTTGGCGAGTGGCGTCAGCGCTTGCGCTATCTCGCCGCGATCGAGGCGCTGGAAACATCGCGCAGCGTGCAGGAAATCGCCTTCGATCTCGGTTACAGCAGCGGCTCGGCATTCATCGCCATGTTCGCCCGGCAGGCGGGGTGTACGCCGGAGCAGTATCGCCGCAGCCATCTGGAAGGGAGGAAGGTGTAA